A window from Chryseobacterium vaccae encodes these proteins:
- a CDS encoding AAA family ATPase — protein MKKTGLTLGKYAPFHKGHQFVFDTALSEVDELVVLIYDTDVIETPLHIRAGWIRNLYPQAEVIECWDGPDGYSNERWFEIIQEEYIIKMLNGRKITHFYSSEFYGDHVSKALNAVDRRVDEARTVVPVSATKIRENCFAYKDYVSSIVYKDLITKAVFLGAMSSGKSTLTEALAKKFNTAFAPEYGREYWTEHHVDRRIGFEDFDVIAKRHIEIEDREIANANQYFFVDTNAITTYMFALDYHGKAPDFLRKTADLNYKRYDLFFLCDIDIPYDDTWDRSGDQKREIFQKQIIADLKERNIPYILLSGSLEERIRKVENVLSEFRKYSNYFGSGI, from the coding sequence ATGAAAAAAACAGGACTTACATTAGGAAAATATGCGCCGTTCCACAAAGGACATCAGTTTGTTTTTGATACTGCGTTAAGTGAAGTAGATGAACTGGTAGTACTGATCTATGATACCGATGTTATCGAAACTCCTTTGCACATCCGGGCAGGCTGGATCAGAAATCTCTATCCACAGGCTGAAGTAATCGAATGTTGGGACGGTCCGGACGGCTACTCCAATGAAAGGTGGTTTGAGATCATACAAGAGGAGTACATTATCAAAATGCTTAACGGCAGAAAAATCACCCATTTTTATTCCAGTGAATTTTACGGAGATCATGTAAGCAAAGCTCTGAATGCTGTAGACCGGAGGGTGGATGAAGCGAGAACAGTTGTTCCGGTTTCTGCAACGAAAATACGGGAAAATTGTTTTGCTTATAAAGACTATGTGAGCAGTATTGTATACAAAGATCTGATCACAAAAGCTGTTTTCCTGGGAGCCATGTCTTCAGGGAAATCTACCCTTACGGAAGCACTGGCTAAGAAATTCAATACTGCTTTCGCTCCCGAATACGGACGAGAATACTGGACGGAACATCATGTTGACCGGAGGATCGGTTTTGAAGATTTTGATGTGATTGCCAAAAGACATATCGAAATTGAAGACCGTGAAATAGCCAATGCCAATCAGTACTTTTTTGTAGATACCAATGCTATTACCACCTATATGTTTGCTCTGGATTATCATGGAAAAGCTCCTGATTTTTTAAGAAAAACCGCAGATCTGAATTATAAAAGATACGATCTTTTTTTCCTGTGTGATATTGATATTCCTTATGATGATACCTGGGACAGAAGCGGTGACCAGAAAAGGGAAATCTTTCAGAAGCAGATTATTGCGGACCTTAAAGAACGGAATATTCCTTATATCCTGTTATCAGGAAGCCTTGAAGAAAGAATCCGGAAGGTAGAGAATGTACTTTCGGAATTCAGAAAATACTCGAACTATTTTGGCTCCGGAATTTGA
- the pnuC gene encoding nicotinamide riboside transporter PnuC has protein sequence MNDILKSWKPFEIIWLLSFSLLSIGIAVINKDNWLNFFVLVSGILCVVLAAKGSIWNYVIGTLNTAAYAFVAYQNGLFGELGLYLIFFLPMNIFGYFMWKKHIKNDIVEMKSLQLKSLLAVFVLTALGCAVLGYLLSAVRGQNTPYLDGMSTIISITATILMILRYKEQWLLYIILNIVTVIIWIIRTLDGSESGIMMIAMWSAFLINAVYGYYNWNKGSKEEKQ, from the coding sequence ATGAACGATATTTTAAAATCATGGAAGCCATTTGAAATCATCTGGCTTCTTTCATTTTCACTGCTCAGTATCGGAATTGCCGTTATTAATAAAGATAACTGGCTTAATTTCTTTGTGCTGGTGTCCGGAATTTTATGTGTAGTACTGGCTGCAAAAGGAAGTATCTGGAACTATGTTATTGGAACTTTAAATACGGCCGCCTATGCTTTTGTAGCTTATCAGAACGGTTTGTTCGGAGAACTCGGGCTTTATCTGATATTTTTCCTACCGATGAATATTTTCGGTTATTTTATGTGGAAAAAGCATATAAAAAATGATATTGTGGAAATGAAATCCCTTCAGTTGAAATCTTTGCTGGCGGTTTTCGTTCTTACAGCTTTGGGCTGCGCTGTTCTGGGATATTTGCTGTCTGCGGTAAGAGGGCAGAACACTCCTTATCTGGACGGGATGTCTACCATCATTTCAATTACCGCTACCATTCTGATGATTCTCCGCTATAAAGAACAATGGTTATTGTACATTATTTTAAATATTGTTACTGTTATCATCTGGATTATAAGAACCCTGGACGGAAGTGAAAGCGGAATCATGATGATAGCCATGTGGTCGGCCTTTTTAATCAATGCAGTATACGGGTATTACAATTGGAATAAAGGGAGTAAAGAAGAAAAACAATGA
- a CDS encoding phytanoyl-CoA dioxygenase family protein — MMGLQRHKEDVHEKGFTVINDLFSDEEIEKISEKILNTDTSNSNFRKSDDLFAVRQFLKEVPEVKDLIFNNRIKTVIREIFGEKYIAVKSIYFDKPETSNWYVAYHQDLTISVDKKLELDGFGPWTTKKNQFAVQPPLKILENIFTIRIHLDDTDENNGALKVVPRSHAKGIYRPETIDWATETEEICSVKKGGIMIMKPLILHGSNRTNDGRRRRVIHIEFSDMELPEELRWSERLN, encoded by the coding sequence ATGATGGGGCTTCAACGCCATAAAGAAGATGTTCATGAAAAGGGTTTTACCGTAATCAATGATCTGTTTTCTGATGAGGAAATTGAAAAAATCAGCGAGAAAATTCTGAATACAGATACCTCCAATTCAAATTTTAGAAAATCGGATGATCTTTTTGCAGTACGTCAGTTTTTAAAAGAAGTTCCCGAAGTAAAGGATCTTATCTTCAATAACCGTATTAAAACCGTTATTAGAGAAATTTTCGGAGAAAAATATATTGCTGTGAAAAGCATTTATTTTGATAAACCTGAAACTTCAAACTGGTATGTAGCCTATCATCAGGATCTGACTATTTCGGTGGATAAAAAACTGGAGCTTGACGGATTTGGACCCTGGACCACAAAAAAGAATCAGTTTGCAGTACAGCCTCCTCTAAAGATTCTGGAAAACATCTTTACCATCAGAATTCATCTGGATGATACCGATGAAAATAACGGAGCTCTGAAAGTTGTTCCCAGATCACATGCCAAAGGAATTTACAGACCGGAAACCATTGACTGGGCTACAGAAACTGAAGAGATATGCAGCGTGAAAAAAGGTGGAATTATGATCATGAAACCCCTTATTCTTCACGGCTCCAACCGGACTAACGACGGCAGGAGGCGAAGAGTGATTCATATTGAATTTTCTGATATGGAACTTCCGGAAGAACTGCGTTGGTCGGAAAGACTGAATTAA
- a CDS encoding dicarboxylate/amino acid:cation symporter, protein MKGQNKLFIGIIIALILGVGIGGVVHIQYPESAEPFSKNIKLLGTVFIRLVQMIIAPLVFTTLVVGIAKMSDIKMIGRVGTKAMLWFISASLVSLFIGLVLVNWLEPGHVTKLPIQDAAAAEDLLKSSKSFSMEDFVKHMIPKSLFEAFATNEVLQIVVFSIMFGVALANLGEEYSKPVVKLFDIIAHAILKMVGYIMWFAPLGVLGAIAAVVAVNGFEIFKVYAIYLRDFFFALAVLWMVLLLVGYLILGNRLFELIKRIKAPLLIAFSTTSSEAVFPKLVEELEKFGCNNRVVSFILPLGYSFNLDGSMMYMTFASIFIAQIYGIEMELGQQITMLLVLMLTSKGIAGVPRASLVIIVATCSMFGIPPEGIALILPIDHFCDMGRSMTNVLGNALATSAVSKWEGQLENTPQEV, encoded by the coding sequence ATGAAAGGACAAAATAAACTTTTTATAGGCATTATTATTGCGCTTATCTTGGGAGTAGGAATCGGAGGTGTGGTACACATACAGTATCCTGAAAGTGCCGAACCTTTTTCCAAAAACATAAAACTGCTGGGAACGGTCTTCATCAGGCTGGTACAGATGATTATTGCACCATTGGTATTTACTACTCTTGTTGTAGGGATTGCCAAGATGAGTGATATCAAAATGATCGGAAGAGTAGGAACGAAAGCCATGCTGTGGTTTATTTCAGCATCACTGGTTTCCCTTTTTATAGGACTGGTCCTTGTGAACTGGCTGGAGCCGGGACACGTGACTAAACTGCCGATTCAGGATGCCGCAGCAGCAGAAGATCTTCTGAAAAGCAGTAAAAGTTTTTCTATGGAAGATTTTGTAAAGCATATGATTCCTAAAAGTTTATTTGAAGCCTTTGCTACCAATGAAGTGCTTCAGATTGTAGTATTCTCCATTATGTTCGGAGTTGCGCTTGCGAATCTGGGCGAAGAATATTCAAAGCCGGTGGTGAAGCTTTTTGATATTATTGCTCACGCCATCCTGAAAATGGTTGGATACATCATGTGGTTTGCACCGCTTGGGGTTTTGGGAGCGATTGCTGCTGTAGTAGCCGTGAATGGTTTTGAAATATTCAAGGTGTATGCAATTTATCTCAGAGACTTTTTCTTCGCATTAGCTGTTCTATGGATGGTACTTTTACTGGTAGGATACTTAATTCTTGGGAACCGTCTTTTTGAATTAATTAAAAGAATCAAGGCTCCGTTGCTAATCGCTTTCTCTACAACAAGTTCAGAAGCCGTTTTCCCGAAACTGGTGGAAGAGCTTGAAAAATTCGGATGTAACAACAGGGTGGTGTCTTTCATTCTGCCTTTAGGATATTCATTTAACCTGGACGGAAGTATGATGTATATGACGTTTGCCTCCATCTTTATTGCCCAGATCTACGGAATTGAAATGGAATTGGGACAGCAGATTACCATGCTTTTAGTATTAATGCTTACCTCAAAAGGGATTGCCGGAGTTCCGAGAGCTTCTCTGGTAATTATTGTGGCAACATGTTCCATGTTTGGAATCCCGCCTGAAGGAATTGCCCTTATCCTGCCTATCGACCATTTCTGTGATATGGGAAGAAGTATGACCAATGTATTAGGAAATGCATTAGCCACTTCTGCTGTTTCCAAATGGGAAGGACAGCTGGAAAATACACCGCAGGAAGTGTAA
- a CDS encoding BON domain-containing protein, giving the protein MKKTIAMAALAIAVSFGAVSCKKKVSDADLQTQATTVVTSNPNASVEVKEGVAHLSGTFADPQSKDAMIAKLKAINGIKEVMDMATVAAPPAPVETTAAVDPAVQKKVQDAVKDFPSVKVEVVNGELTLTGNVSGLQARKIKESIDALKIGKYNNNLVVK; this is encoded by the coding sequence ATGAAAAAAACTATCGCAATGGCTGCTTTGGCTATAGCTGTATCTTTCGGCGCAGTTTCATGTAAAAAGAAAGTTTCTGATGCTGATCTTCAGACTCAAGCTACAACAGTGGTAACTTCTAATCCCAATGCTTCTGTAGAAGTAAAAGAAGGTGTAGCCCACTTAAGCGGAACTTTCGCAGACCCGCAGTCTAAAGATGCCATGATTGCTAAATTAAAAGCCATCAACGGAATCAAGGAAGTAATGGACATGGCAACTGTAGCAGCACCTCCTGCACCGGTTGAAACAACTGCTGCTGTAGATCCTGCGGTTCAGAAAAAAGTTCAGGATGCTGTTAAAGATTTCCCTTCTGTAAAAGTAGAGGTTGTAAACGGAGAACTTACTCTTACAGGAAATGTTTCAGGCCTTCAGGCAAGAAAAATCAAAGAATCAATCGACGCTTTGAAAATCGGAAAGTATAACAATAACCTAGTTGTAAAATAA
- a CDS encoding SH3 domain-containing protein: protein MSTLQDKYSSVVSAAQSAGISNLQVQEQDGILYVSGNASNTAAKDAVWNALGAIDSTYSASDINIDVQVAGLASGASLTVATEESNLNIRQEPSTEAAVVGKAAKGSSVTLIEQTSDDWWKVKTDDGQEGYAYSRYLRA from the coding sequence ATGAGTACATTACAAGATAAATATTCAAGCGTAGTTTCAGCAGCTCAGTCTGCAGGAATTTCAAACCTTCAGGTTCAGGAGCAGGACGGTATCCTTTATGTTTCGGGAAATGCTTCCAATACAGCAGCAAAAGATGCGGTATGGAATGCTTTAGGAGCTATTGATTCTACCTATTCAGCTTCAGATATCAATATTGACGTACAGGTTGCAGGACTGGCTTCAGGAGCATCTTTAACGGTAGCTACAGAAGAATCTAACCTAAACATCAGACAGGAGCCGTCTACAGAGGCTGCTGTTGTAGGAAAAGCTGCAAAAGGTTCTTCAGTAACTCTTATTGAGCAGACTTCTGATGACTGGTGGAAAGTAAAAACAGATGACGGCCAGGAAGGCTATGCTTATTCAAGATATTTAAGAGCGTAA
- a CDS encoding TonB-dependent receptor, protein MKKLLSVLMLACTVLMLHAQSLHIDGKVSDPDKKAVENATVYLLKEKDSSIINYTSTNKEGKFSLKTDAVNEPSFLKIDADKLQPYSKKLEKISQSLTLGDIELEKGKVTSIDEVKITASPVKIKKDTIEFNASAIKVRPDSKIEELLKQIPGVEINNEGKITVNGKEVDQIMINGKPFFDKDGKIALQNLPADIIKNIQFTTTKSKEEELSGKTAKSNNTTINFNIDEKKNKGLISRLTVGYGSDKRYEGSALLSYFKKDTKISLLAASNNINSQGFSNDEVFDSMGHGRNSWLMQGGSVSTVGNTTYYTSGGNTKGIQKSTTVGFNYSDKLGKDADLDTFSLMYGDSDLETRSKVSRTTLLPEFTLKTNSENSGESENKQYSFDTSAKIKLDSLSSIYISPRFNSSRTFSFNNSRSSTFQNNSLLNESDAYTSTETINNSFNPYIYFSRKFSKKGRSLSAKMNSAISESRRDNLNRSETVFFQNSNVTTPVNDNRNQLAKNRNQSNEYNFGLGYSEPISDSLSVNFELNYSSKITRDLRDVNDFDAATGQYTDYNTSLSNSMRQKINKLTPELTFSLNKKKVNIWASLNLDVSDMNVNSVFNGQQYNLQKSFVLPGYNVNLNYELSQNKRLSFYHYADFNIPGAEQLTPYEDTSNPLVTYTGNPNLKNTWTNNSYLYFNNYNMVKNMSYYLNIGFTYRDNDIINYSKYDSAGKQLVTYDNISGNKNINAGAGFSKSFKWKENKVTISPRFNMQYNFNKGFINGQLFTSDSYSINPGLNLTYEIKDKVTIKPSYRLGYNFSKYTNYSIDQINTTSQALKLELTNYLFKSRLVLGNDFEYNTNSNIAPGFKRDFYFWNTSLGYSFFNKQFTAKVKIYDVLNQNQSVRRTISNAYFEDREDLILKRYVMFSISMKLNKFAGKKAQGK, encoded by the coding sequence ATGAAGAAATTATTATCGGTGCTGATGCTGGCATGTACGGTTCTGATGTTACATGCCCAGAGCCTGCATATTGACGGAAAAGTATCAGATCCCGACAAAAAAGCCGTAGAAAATGCAACGGTTTATCTCCTGAAAGAAAAAGATTCATCCATTATTAATTATACGTCTACCAATAAAGAAGGTAAGTTTTCCCTGAAAACTGATGCTGTGAATGAGCCTTCTTTTTTAAAAATTGATGCTGATAAGCTTCAACCCTATTCTAAAAAACTTGAAAAAATAAGTCAATCCCTGACATTGGGAGATATAGAACTGGAAAAAGGCAAAGTAACGAGTATTGATGAAGTAAAAATCACCGCTTCTCCGGTAAAAATAAAAAAAGACACTATTGAGTTTAATGCTTCTGCCATCAAAGTACGTCCCGACAGTAAAATTGAGGAGCTTCTGAAGCAGATTCCCGGTGTAGAAATTAACAACGAAGGAAAAATCACGGTAAACGGAAAGGAAGTAGATCAGATCATGATCAATGGAAAACCTTTCTTTGATAAAGACGGTAAAATTGCCCTTCAGAACCTTCCCGCAGATATTATTAAAAATATCCAGTTTACCACTACCAAATCCAAAGAAGAGGAACTGAGCGGAAAGACAGCAAAATCAAATAACACGACTATTAATTTTAATATTGACGAAAAGAAGAACAAAGGTCTGATATCAAGGCTTACCGTCGGATACGGCTCCGATAAACGGTACGAGGGCAGCGCTCTTTTAAGCTACTTTAAAAAAGACACTAAAATAAGTTTACTTGCCGCTTCCAACAACATCAATTCCCAGGGATTTTCCAATGATGAAGTTTTTGACAGTATGGGACACGGCCGTAATTCATGGCTGATGCAGGGAGGATCTGTTTCCACCGTAGGAAATACCACCTATTACACTTCTGGTGGGAATACTAAAGGGATACAAAAGTCAACAACGGTAGGATTCAATTATAGTGACAAACTTGGAAAAGATGCTGATCTGGATACGTTCAGCTTAATGTACGGAGATTCTGATCTGGAAACAAGATCTAAGGTTTCAAGAACTACCCTTCTTCCGGAATTTACGCTGAAAACCAATTCTGAAAACAGCGGCGAAAGTGAAAATAAGCAGTACAGCTTCGATACTTCAGCGAAAATCAAGCTGGATTCTCTTAGCAGTATTTACATTTCACCAAGATTTAACAGCTCCAGAACTTTCAGCTTTAATAATTCAAGATCATCTACTTTCCAGAACAACAGTCTTCTGAACGAAAGTGACGCATATACCAGTACTGAAACGATAAACAATTCCTTCAATCCTTATATTTATTTTTCCAGAAAATTCAGTAAAAAAGGACGTTCCCTGAGTGCTAAAATGAACAGTGCCATCTCTGAATCAAGAAGGGATAACCTTAACCGTTCAGAAACGGTATTTTTTCAAAACAGTAACGTAACCACTCCGGTGAATGACAACAGGAATCAGCTTGCAAAAAACAGGAACCAGAGCAATGAATATAATTTCGGACTGGGATATTCTGAACCGATTTCAGATTCACTATCCGTTAATTTTGAATTGAACTACAGCTCAAAAATAACCCGTGATCTGAGAGATGTTAATGATTTTGATGCCGCTACCGGGCAATATACAGACTATAATACTTCCCTTTCCAACAGCATGAGGCAGAAAATCAACAAGCTAACTCCTGAACTTACTTTCAGCCTCAATAAAAAGAAAGTAAATATCTGGGCTTCTCTGAACCTTGATGTTTCGGATATGAATGTTAATTCCGTTTTCAACGGACAGCAGTACAATCTTCAGAAAAGTTTTGTTCTTCCGGGCTATAATGTCAATCTTAATTATGAGCTTTCTCAAAATAAAAGGTTAAGCTTCTATCATTATGCAGATTTCAACATTCCCGGCGCAGAGCAGCTTACCCCTTATGAAGATACTTCTAATCCATTGGTGACTTATACGGGTAATCCCAACCTTAAAAATACCTGGACCAATAACAGCTACCTGTATTTCAATAATTACAATATGGTAAAAAATATGAGTTATTATCTGAATATCGGGTTTACGTACAGGGATAATGATATTATTAATTATTCAAAGTATGACAGTGCAGGGAAACAGCTTGTTACGTACGATAATATAAGTGGTAATAAAAATATCAATGCGGGAGCCGGTTTCAGCAAAAGCTTCAAATGGAAAGAGAATAAAGTGACCATCAGCCCAAGGTTCAATATGCAGTATAACTTCAATAAAGGGTTTATCAACGGACAGCTCTTTACCAGTGATTCATACAGCATCAATCCGGGGCTGAATCTTACTTATGAAATTAAAGACAAGGTGACCATTAAACCATCATACAGACTTGGATATAATTTTTCAAAATACACCAATTACAGTATCGACCAGATAAATACTACCAGCCAGGCCCTGAAGCTGGAACTGACGAATTATCTTTTCAAGAGCAGGCTGGTTTTAGGAAATGATTTTGAATACAACACCAATTCTAATATCGCTCCCGGTTTTAAAAGAGATTTCTACTTCTGGAATACGAGTTTAGGATATTCTTTCTTCAATAAACAGTTTACGGCAAAAGTAAAGATTTATGATGTTCTGAACCAGAATCAGAGTGTAAGAAGAACGATTTCCAACGCTTATTTTGAGGACCGTGAAGATCTTATCCTGAAACGCTATGTGATGTTTTCCATCAGCATGAAACTGAATAAATTTGCAGGAAAAAAAGCACAGGGAAAATAA
- a CDS encoding CocE/NonD family hydrolase, with product MKIPVSILFIFLFIFGNAQNKDQKDTFVKDNFTKKEVYIPMRDGTKLFTAIYIPKDISNKNKYPFLMQRTCYSIAPYGENEYKAKVGPNSYLMKDKYIFVYQDVRGRYMSEGTFTNMTPQVDRKTKKDVDESTDTYDTIEWLLKNVKDNNGKAGQYGTSYPGFYTAVGTLAQHPALVASSPQAPISDFWNDDFLHNGKFMLGYFKTFPVFGVQKTKPENKAWYTDSMIKATSEDGLKFYRDMGTLKDGYEKYYKDNFFMTEIMSHPNYDEFWQKRGLLQHLKDIKHAVMTVGGWFDAEDLAGPLNIYKTIEKTSPKAKNTIVMGPFSHGGWSQEQGKHFHHQTYFGDSIATYYQKNVETRFFSHYLKGNTKEDAGLPEALMYDTGSKGWREFTSYPPKNAQKINFYLAGGTLKKSAGQGYSEYYSDPNNPVLSSDNLKDFNGFTPRNYMSEDQRFAEGRPDVLTFTTDILTEDITFGGEIMAKLNVASTSTDADFAVKLIDVYPEDFKPKEKKDGVIYGNYHQMVRSEIMPARFRNSKEKGEALVPNQKTAVNFRLQDVMHTFKKGHRIQIQISSTWFPLFALNPQKFLENPNFATKEDYTKAFIKVYDDSSIEADILK from the coding sequence ATGAAGATTCCGGTTTCAATTTTATTCATTTTTCTTTTCATTTTTGGTAATGCCCAAAACAAAGATCAGAAAGATACTTTTGTAAAAGATAATTTCACTAAAAAGGAAGTTTACATCCCTATGCGTGATGGAACGAAGCTTTTCACCGCCATCTATATTCCGAAAGATATTTCTAATAAAAATAAATATCCGTTCCTGATGCAGAGAACCTGCTATAGTATTGCTCCATACGGGGAAAATGAATATAAAGCTAAAGTGGGACCTAACTCATACCTGATGAAAGACAAATATATTTTCGTGTATCAGGATGTCCGCGGAAGATATATGAGTGAAGGAACATTCACCAATATGACCCCTCAGGTAGACCGTAAGACAAAGAAAGATGTGGATGAAAGCACAGATACCTACGACACTATTGAGTGGCTTTTGAAAAATGTAAAAGACAATAACGGTAAGGCAGGTCAATACGGAACTTCTTATCCTGGCTTTTACACTGCTGTAGGAACACTGGCGCAACACCCTGCTTTGGTTGCCTCTTCTCCTCAGGCTCCGATTTCTGATTTCTGGAATGATGATTTTCTTCATAACGGAAAGTTTATGCTGGGGTATTTCAAAACATTTCCTGTTTTCGGAGTACAGAAAACAAAGCCTGAAAATAAAGCATGGTATACAGATTCTATGATTAAAGCCACTTCGGAAGACGGTCTTAAATTTTACAGAGACATGGGAACTTTAAAGGATGGGTATGAAAAGTATTATAAAGACAATTTCTTTATGACTGAAATTATGAGCCATCCCAATTATGATGAATTCTGGCAGAAAAGAGGCCTGCTTCAACATTTAAAAGATATAAAACATGCGGTAATGACTGTTGGAGGCTGGTTTGATGCAGAAGATCTTGCAGGTCCTTTAAATATTTATAAAACGATTGAAAAGACAAGTCCGAAAGCCAAAAATACCATTGTAATGGGACCTTTCTCACACGGAGGCTGGTCGCAGGAACAGGGAAAACATTTCCACCACCAGACATATTTTGGGGACAGCATTGCTACCTATTATCAAAAAAATGTTGAAACTAGGTTCTTCAGCCATTATCTGAAAGGAAATACTAAAGAAGATGCAGGACTTCCTGAGGCTTTAATGTATGATACGGGCTCCAAAGGATGGAGAGAATTTACATCTTATCCTCCAAAAAATGCTCAGAAAATCAATTTTTATTTAGCAGGAGGAACATTGAAAAAATCAGCAGGACAGGGCTATTCAGAATATTACAGCGACCCGAACAATCCTGTATTAAGCTCTGATAACCTGAAAGATTTCAACGGTTTTACCCCAAGAAATTACATGTCGGAAGACCAGAGATTTGCAGAAGGCAGACCTGATGTACTGACCTTCACAACCGATATTTTAACGGAAGATATTACTTTCGGAGGTGAGATCATGGCCAAACTGAATGTTGCCTCTACTTCTACTGATGCTGACTTCGCTGTAAAGCTGATTGATGTTTATCCTGAAGATTTCAAACCGAAAGAAAAGAAAGATGGTGTAATCTACGGAAATTACCACCAGATGGTAAGAAGCGAAATTATGCCGGCAAGATTCAGAAATTCTAAGGAAAAAGGAGAAGCACTGGTTCCCAATCAGAAAACCGCTGTGAATTTCAGGCTGCAGGATGTAATGCATACCTTTAAAAAAGGCCATAGAATACAGATTCAGATCAGCAGTACTTGGTTTCCCCTGTTTGCTTTAAATCCGCAAAAGTTCCTTGAAAATCCAAATTTTGCAACAAAAGAAGATTATACGAAAGCATTCATTAAAGTCTATGATGACAGTTCTATTGAAGCTGATATTCTAAAATAA
- a CDS encoding alpha-ketoglutarate-dependent dioxygenase AlkB family protein, protein MSLFEELSEYPLNILPNDGTVHYYGKVFSKEKSDAFYDYLFNQIPWENDEAVIFGKLILTKRKVAWFGEKAFEYTYSKRTKYAQPWTPELLELKQKCEEISGETYNSCLLNLYHDGSEGMAYHSDGEKDLKKHGAIASLTFGAERKFLFKHKTTKEKVEIFLENGSLLVMKGITQENWLHRLPPTTKIKTPRVNLTFRTIEE, encoded by the coding sequence ATGAGCCTGTTCGAAGAACTATCAGAATATCCCTTAAATATCCTTCCGAATGACGGAACTGTTCATTACTATGGAAAAGTATTTTCTAAAGAAAAATCGGATGCCTTTTACGATTATCTGTTTAACCAGATTCCATGGGAAAATGATGAAGCGGTAATTTTCGGAAAACTGATTTTAACCAAAAGAAAAGTAGCCTGGTTTGGTGAAAAAGCTTTTGAATATACCTATTCCAAACGGACAAAATATGCCCAACCCTGGACTCCTGAACTACTGGAACTGAAACAAAAGTGTGAGGAAATTTCAGGTGAAACCTACAATTCCTGTCTCCTGAATTTATATCATGACGGAAGTGAAGGGATGGCCTACCACAGCGACGGAGAGAAGGACCTCAAAAAACACGGAGCCATCGCTTCTTTGACTTTCGGTGCAGAGAGAAAGTTCCTCTTTAAACATAAAACAACAAAGGAAAAAGTAGAAATATTCCTGGAAAACGGAAGCCTGCTTGTAATGAAAGGAATAACCCAGGAAAACTGGCTCCATCGCCTTCCACCCACCACAAAAATAAAAACACCAAGAGTAAATCTTACATTCAGAACCATTGAAGAATAA
- a CDS encoding leucine-rich repeat domain-containing protein, producing the protein MKLLYIVLVNLVFVCAAVDVKAQTISFPDKNFKDALIELGLDTNKDGNIQKSEVANVKELYVVKAGITSLAGIKNFTSLEDLGFYENKLKTVDLEGMKTLKFIYGFRNEITQIKLKGCSNLEILALDNNQLSSIDLNGLTKLREIDINWNKLQRVDLNDTPKLVKAWLWDNQITSFKANGSPELKDLKLNKNLIEEIDLRTLTQLISVNLNDNPLRKVNVTGLSALETLNCEGIGRRSFLTQLNTSGLINLKECKW; encoded by the coding sequence ATGAAATTACTATATATCGTTCTTGTCAATTTGGTATTTGTTTGTGCCGCTGTTGATGTGAAAGCGCAAACCATATCATTCCCGGATAAAAATTTTAAAGATGCGCTGATTGAATTAGGCCTCGATACCAATAAAGATGGGAACATTCAAAAATCAGAAGTGGCGAACGTCAAAGAATTGTATGTGGTTAAGGCTGGTATTACCTCTTTGGCAGGAATCAAAAACTTTACCAGTCTGGAAGATCTCGGGTTTTACGAGAATAAACTAAAAACAGTTGATCTTGAAGGCATGAAAACCCTAAAATTTATTTATGGTTTCAGAAATGAAATTACCCAGATAAAATTAAAGGGATGCTCAAACCTGGAGATTCTTGCTTTAGATAACAATCAATTATCATCCATTGATTTAAACGGGCTTACAAAATTAAGAGAAATTGATATCAACTGGAATAAGTTACAAAGGGTTGATCTAAATGATACACCTAAGTTGGTTAAGGCATGGCTATGGGATAATCAAATTACCAGTTTCAAAGCCAATGGTTCACCAGAGTTGAAAGATTTGAAACTCAATAAAAACCTGATAGAAGAAATTGATTTGAGAACCCTTACCCAACTCATATCTGTTAACCTTAATGACAATCCTTTACGGAAAGTTAATGTAACAGGCCTTAGTGCACTTGAGACCCTTAACTGTGAAGGGATAGGGCGGAGAAGCTTTCTCACCCAGTTAAATACCAGTGGGCTTATAAACCTGAAAGAATGTAAATGGTAG